AGACTGATCTTGCTCAAGTCACTAGCTGGTTGAGTGCCTGCAGAGGAAGCTGCTAGGGAGTAAGTGGCTGGCTTggttttttcacttttcagtaggtctgtcttctCCCTCAAGGCTCTCTTTCTCACTGGACACCTCATAGCTCGGGCACTATGGTTTTGCCCACAGTGAAGACAACGTTTCTCAGCAGCCCTGCAGTCTCGGAAAGTGTGGTCTTCTTGGCCACACTCGGAGCACACTTGGTAGGAAGAGGGCTTGTGGCAAAATCTTGTTTCGTGTTCCTCTACTGCATAGCACTTGTTGCATGTCATCAAGGGGACGTaaacctcttcctctatttgtgACGGGGCTACCGAGAGGCAGAACATGAGAAAGCCATGTTCCTTGGCCTTTCGTGCCATGTCactggtggtgaaggtgatttTAATGGTCTTCGACCTCGGGAACTTGAAGATTTCCACCACCTTTGCCCATGATTGACGACTCTCAATATCTTCTTTGATATCCTCCGGGGAGTTGTCATAGACTAGCTCATCTAGCCTCAGGCACACAACTGTGCGCCTGGACTTGAGCTCTAGAGACATGATGGGCGTGAAATCACTGTCAGCAAGAGTTTGCAGCATGCTGGGACTGAAGATGTTGTCTGCATCCTTGTCAGTTGCAGTCAGCACAATGATTGCATCCCATGAGGAGATGAGTCTTGTGGGCTTTACCGCAGGGCTGAGCATACCAAGGAGCTGACGCTTGGAGGCCAACTCCTTGGCCTCCAAGTGTTTTATCTTCACCCGTCCCATCTTGTTACTGAAGCTGGGTGTCTGCCATATGGGGCAACAGAAGCCGACTCTGGGAGGACAGGATtgccgaggtgcacagcagtaaAAGTATCTGGGGTCTGGACACAACAGTACACCAGACTAAGTTGATAAAAACACGTCACAGCACAGGGACacggagggaggggagacgCACTGGGGAAGCAAATCACCCTCCGGGGGAAAGGGGAGACACTCTGGGGGAGGGGACACACTGGGGGAATTATCCTGGGCactggggagagggggagcCACTAAGGGAAGGAAGCACTTCAGAGTATATCCGTGGAATGAGGTGTTAATCCTGGGCacagtggtggggagggggaaaacATCCTGGGCACAGGGAAGCATTCGAGGGGGGCGGGGATAATCCTGGGcactggggaagggagggggaatacATCCTGGGCACTGGGGAACACTCGTGGGTAGCGGGTTAATCCTGGGCACtggggaatggagggggagtACTGGGGATAATCCTGGGCACGGGGGGATGGGGAAGCACTGGGCGAATCCTAGGCACAGGGGGGGGGAACACTGGTGGCTGGGGAAGCACTGGGGCGAATCCTGGGCACTGGGGAAGGGGGAAGcactggggagggggagggggaagcacTGGGGAGGTGGcgcagagggaggggaggaaagcacTGGGAAGGGGAAGTAAATCCTGGGCACTGGGGAAGGGGGAACACGTCCTGGTCACTTGTTCATTGCTGTGATGAGTTGTTGTGGAAGCCTGGAGGTCTGGAATGTGTAGAGTGTGGCACTGGCACTGTGATAGAGTCTTGTGGCACTGGGGAGGCAAGGGTTTAATCCCTTGCACGGTGTGGctgcaggggagggaagagtggacCACTGGAGTGCATCGTCAGCTCAGGGGAGAGAGTGGCGGCTGCTGGATGCGTTGCAGGGAACGTGCGGTCCTTATCAAGGCCGAGAATCCTGTGAGGACAACAAAAACCCTCTTCCAAGCGGTGTCTCCTGTGCCAGGTAAGTATACTCTATCTCTGGCGGCTGGGTGGAGCGCGGCCGGGACTGCTCGGTGTCTCCTGTGCCAGGTAAGTATACTCTCTCTGGCGGCTGGGTGGAGCGCCACGAGTTGGGGGAGATAGAGGTCTTCACTCCACGAGGTCTGGCTGCCTAGTCATGAGGTTGTCtgctgttctgttctgttctggaAGATTCGCCACTCAGGGAGTGGCGCGGGCCTTGATGCCTAAGAGCGGCCCACAGGTGATGAGGTTGTCTGCTCTCTGCGTGCGTTATATGCAGCCCGCACGGGATCAGAACGAGCTACGCACTATGGGCGGAgccgctgattggctgcttTGTCGCGTGGCTCCGTGAGGTTGccgcttcgtttttctttcttgatttcttcatgCTTGGTAGGGCTTGAAGGTCTTCTGACTGAGTGTTTGATT
The Scylla paramamosain isolate STU-SP2022 chromosome 3, ASM3559412v1, whole genome shotgun sequence genome window above contains:
- the LOC135096542 gene encoding inverted formin-2-like, with product MRGDGDSSRFESSVNVDASVPRVRYTVPLRDPLKALPLGFGFPTKLRAVLRQEKLKNLVGEKACKCPGVYHPTKPSAAQTRAVGRPDLQASTTTHHSNEQVTRTCSPFPSAQDLLPLPSAFLPSLCATSPVLPPPPPQCFPLPQCPGFAPVLPQPPVFPPPVPRIRPVLPHPPVPRIIPSTPPPFPSAQD